TACCTGATGCGGATTCACCTCATTTCTTGTCTGAGTATCCCACTCACCGGCGCGTACTTTCAGCTGACCAGGTTCTTTATTTTGAACACAATGCGCACCTGTAAGCGCAACCTGAGGATGAATCAAAGAACCCCCACATTGATACACATTGATggaaatgtcgtcgaacgaggAAATCGTCAAGACTGCAAGCATATTCGGGAATTCGCCATACTCAGCTTCATTATTTTTTGAGCCGGTTATTCGGAAACCAATTCCATCGACATTTCGTACTCCGCAAGAAGAGGGCGACACTGGAGGGTTCACTGGAGGATTTACTGGCGGATTCACCGGTGGGTTAACAGGAGGTGTTGGGGTGTGCGGCTTTGGTGATTCAATCTAAAACGTGAATGTCCAGTTAGAATTGTTTCGGAGTTGTGGCATAAAGTACCTACGATATCTTCCTCATAACAACACTGAAGCAAATAGTCAACACATGGGTTGTCGTTGTCGAATCGGATGTCGATTAATCCTACGCCCGATGTACTCTCATTTGTACATAAATATTTCTGAATGCAACGCTGACCTTTTTCACACGATCCCTGTCGCAGAAATAAAAtggtaaattgtaaattgtgcacagtttcaTTGCTATCTAATTAGTACATTTACCTGTGATCCGACTGGCGGAGCAGGAGGTGGTGCGGGAGATGTGACTCCTAGGTTTGTACCCGGCGACGGGGATGTAAAAAGACTGTTGATGAGATCATCCAGATCTCCATCATCCGCGGTTGCGGTGGTCGCGAGCAGAAGAACCACAAAAGATAATGCGAAAGCTCGCCTCATTGCGAACGCTGGAATACGAATGTCGATGTAGACAGGGCAACACGATGGTTTATAATACAAGTTTGAAATATAGCAACAAGAGGGAAGcgcttatttgttttttttttgcttcctcCTAGACTCAGTGATCAGTGTAAAATCGAAATAGTGCCAATATAACGGCAATCAGCTGGGAATCTTGTCGGGTTGGTTTTTATGTTTGCAAACTGATACAGCAGGTTTTTCATGCAGACAATACGGGGGAATACCCGAGAGTAAATCTGGACTAGCGTTTATTGTGTGGTATAAACATAATTTGGGGATCTTCAGCCTGtataattcttcaaaaatttccactcacgctaatttatttatttttaaatggttttgattgttttttttttcgcagaaCACAAACTTGAATGGAATATCTTGGATGATTTGCATAGCGGTGAATTCATGCCCATTCTCCCCATCAACCAGTTTATCTATCGTTTTTTCGCCAAATTAATCATCACCGCAACTCGCTTGAAATACGATATGGATTCCCTGTGCATTTTATTTTCCCGATATGGTTTGAACACATAATAATAGATTCGTTTTGCCTGACGCAGAAGCATTTCGGAATGCCAATGAACCGTGTTCCAAAACATTCACGGTTTGTTGAACATATTCCAGTTGACCGTCATGGACACTTGAAATTTCAATGTCACTGCGCGATGTGTCAACCCGGCTTGTGAGCTAATAAATAGTCATTTTTTGTTATGAGTTTTTAGCAATaacgtttatttgtttattcacaTTTAGCTGTTCCATGTTTTTCCAACGTTATTTAATACAGCACTTAAATTATGcaaagataagaaaaaaaagtgcTTCAAACAAGCTCCATCCTGTTTGGGAAGATATTGAGGAATCCTGTAAAAATCCTCTATACAGTTGATTGTTAGGATGTTGAGAATGATCTCgctattttttgtttataaGACTAATGTTTTAGTAAACATTTAACCGGTTAAGAATTAAgggccttagaatgcaagggatgtaagtgacttgatcgatttctcttcatcaactttttctttagttaataactcaactgcaaagaAGTTCCAACTTAAGTTcgttatagaatccgatagatgaggttctgacctatcttccacattgtcaaatacaactgggaatgtatttgcagctaagttatgaccagaagagagagacgatgtagagaaatcgatcaaatcacttacacccctttcattctaagcccctcaattgaaaTATCACAGCTCTCAACCACATACAGGTTTTGGATTACCACCACAGTTATCTGGCGCAGCAAAAATGGAATTTATTTGGCGCTTGTAAATATAAAATGATAATGATTCATTCGACATTTTCGGTAGCGTTATAACCAAATAAAACCAACAAAATTCATGATGTTGGAGCATATGCAGTCATTACATTCCaatccgatatagtggttctcagttttTTGTTAAAAGTAATATCTTTGTTTcttattgtaaaatattagacccgtgagcaattccacgccaaatcagccggccgctgacccgatcttctcctttttttttatacttGGTACTTGTGATGGAAGCTTCCCAtaaacacaattttcattatcaaatccagatgtttgattaaaataagatgttagacaaagttgttggaaaattaatgactatttagaaaaaataacatttcaagtGCGCTGTTACTCAGAAATTcaatttaatattgaaaactTTAATGTCTCAAAACACtcccccttcgatatttttttgtatatttttagtagaaacccctttcattttaacaaagtttgacgtacagtGGTGCTGTGGTAAATTCGCCAAAattgagatatgaatttttgaaaatatatgaaatttcaatactttgtaaaATCGTAACAATTTAAGAAAAgtgatggaggcgatctggcgtagtggtaacatccatacctctcacgcagagatcacgagttcaattctcactcccgacattcttccaaaaatggaagtaaaagtgacgaaccagccaaaatgtgttgaaaatcattataatagagaaaaaaaaagaaaagtaatataaaaaatgaaatctaCATACGATTCAACATTAAAACTTACATAGAACGTTTCATTCTGGGACCAACTCGagatataactttttttttcatagttaaaACGATGTCAGTAAAATTTCTATACGATATCGGaacatttatttattgttattgaatttatttttatttccatcgaaaattctttcacataccatttaaatctgtaaagaaaaaaaaagcgatAGATACAAaagaataatatttttcgaCTTTTATTGATTTCAACTATGATTATttatatataagaaataattcAGGTTCTTCTTTGGAATTAGAATATATCTTAGCTGCTATCTTATTACCAGAAAAaggtatgaatgaatgatattTATGAATGCCACGAATTGATCGTTTTCTTAGAAATCTGTTCAAATTTCTCTTCAGCTAATCTATAATGATGTTTAGGAACATAACAGAAggattttttagttttaaaattctGCTGCTTGTCAGCTGATGCTCATGCTGCCTTGCCAAACTAGCTCTTCTTGCCATTTGTTTGAAAGTTCCTCCCATTGCATCACATGGACCTTTGCCATGTGAAGTTGCAAAAAACCTTGCACCTTCTAAACTAGGGGTTCTCAAAAtagtcgatatcgaccccttggggtcgaaATTGGTTTCTTAGGGAACGACatgaacgaaaactgattttgggaGTCGACGAGGTCTAGAAATTGACCCtcattaattaacacaagttcttgtttgaaactttcaataTAAAGTATAACTTGTGTTACGTGACCCAACTTGATTTCttgtagaaagtattattgttgtacttttcaaaaactcaacaaatagaTGAGCGCACataagttgaaaaaattggcaAGTGCATTTGGCATTTGCATTCTAAAATTTGTTGGAACATGAATACAGTCCTatactaatttaattcaagagattacattaGGAGAAAAAGGAAAGAAAGTCACCAGGTTCATCTCATAGCACTGTTTTTTATCATTAACgagcgattttatttttttcaaaaagtaattgCCTACTCCAAAATTTGTGGGCAATTTATATTTGTAACATATTTACAATGAAACTAATATTTATATGATTTTACATTTATTCATATTGTTGAATTTTATTAAGAAAATGATGTCATGTTTACCCGCTTAACCCATGGTTGTCAGACTTACAGATTTGTCTGGAATCTTCCAGACTTTGGTGAAGCATCCAGATGTTCAGACCGTCCTTCGTCTAGTCCAGACTTTCCGTACTTTGcccagatttttccagatttaaaaaaaaatctacaatcaCATTTGACTTTATTGAGTTGGTTGGAAAACCAGTTTGTGCTAGTTTTATTGTAACAGTTATTAAAAATGGTATACAGGTTACCGAAACGGATTCTACAACGTCGTATGACGAGATGGTTTCGTTGTTCAAGAGGGACAAAATTGCATaccaaatttatttgattgGCTATAGGGCTGATGGAGCAAGGACCATGACTTCGCCGGGCAACTAACTTGGCGCTTTGCTAAAAAGAGATTGTCCATGGCTTTTCATTATGAAGTGTATTTGCTATAGTTCTGCACTATGCGTGTAAACATATTCCGGATGTAATTAAGCAAACCAATAGCTGTAGTCCCTTGCGGACTAGTAAGTGTGATGAGATTCAGGAAATTCTTGAATTgaaacccatgaacttgctgcATCCATGCGCGACTAGATGACCTTCACTGGTAGCAGTGGTGCAAAGAGTACTTGTCAGATATGAACCTTTTCGAATCTActctgaatttttgaaacataTTAATCATGCTGAGAACGCCAATATTTATTTGACATTTGTGTTATACATACTTAAAGTGATTAACAACATGAACAAACTATTTCAAAGTGAGAGTTCTACCGATTCTTCATTCGGACATTTCACGATTTTTCCTCGCggtattggatatttttttcacaaatgatTTCATGCAAACGCTAAAAGATCTGAATAAAGTTGCGTTAGAACAACAGCTGAACTACTCATTAGGAAGCACGTGAACGATGGAAATTTTGCTGTTGGGTCGCTCAATAAATTTAAGGCTAATGTGATGCATCAACTTCAACTTCAACGACTCGGTTATGATAAATCTGACCATGCTTAACCGTTCAATTTCATCAGAAGAAAacatcaaaccattctactgctTACTGAAAATTTTCCTAATCTGGTTCCCAAAAATATTACTCAGCCAATTCATGAGGAATTCAGAGAGCCGCGcaatgttgatttttcagactaTTTTCCGGATGAACGAACCAATGTAATCATGTTTTTGGGTAAAGTTCGAGCCAAAACTAACCGTGGTGGTGAAATGGCATTTTCGTAATAAAGAaaatttattccaaaaatttactgaacaccGAAGAAAGTGGTTTGGTGCACATGTCTGCaacaatcaagtttaagtaTAATGCGTAGATATGTGATAAGAAGAAATATCTGTTAAACCATGTTTTACACATCAgacgtaaaaatgttgattgattgTGTTGAACTATAGAGACttgaaacttttgcagttctagtcctgagaagggcccttgtggacaaACACAATCCAAACTCCTTCTTcacctgccttgagaaagacacttcattgtcctTACTCGTCGGAAGAAATCCAGACAAATCCAGACTTTAGCTTTTCCAACATCCAGATTTTTGTTCAATACACCTGGCAACCCTGGCTTAACCTTTTATAAGGCTGTAGAaactaggcaaggaatcgactcaaactcataactcacggaacataatccttacatgaggcaaaacacattatctttgataaaaaaaataaacttttgaaacagttaaaaaaaatgatgataGTATAGTTGCCATTGCctgttaaccccaaaaacactgccTGATTGTGCCTTTGGTTACACCAAAATTAGAACAATATCTCTGGTgcagcgaattttttttataatgacttacaaagaaaaaatataaagtttgaatttttcatcaaatacagcATTTTTCATTCAGTTCATGCAGTTTCTGaacttacacagtagatcctaaatagaacgcttacagataaaaatattgttgcatgttcaacgaatctaaacagatttttttttgccggcgctcggaaatcgcggtttttttacatgaaaatgactcccaaattaatctttatatataaaagagactttttcccacgtacgtataactcatcatcacgggagaacggctgatcagatctatgttgtccatatattttgtgagtttgtcttcacccaaattagaaagATTGAGTACTTTGGAAAGtatttgagatgattggaaaaattcgaaaaaattgactatgcatatctttatatataagaaggatatttaaaataaaaagggaatattcgaaaataagaggtacgcatatgtatgtttcgctgggaaaatcatcatttagatcaatttgacagatctgaacgataacatacaaactctcttgaagtatattcgttttttaccaaccaaaatattctctagtaatacattatatggcagaacaacgtttgcagggtcagctagtatggtatatttttagCGGCCGTACAAAATTGGAGCCTTACCAGATACTTTCAAAAAtctttggttaagcaaaatattgaaataatatcccAAGTGcggcaaaaaaaatttctgtgGGTGGCAATACAGTTGTTAGAGGTGAAcggatattttgtttaatctcagcgtaattaatcgcatagaaattattttgatgtttgggggcaaagtggtcataggggAATAacgttctgtttactaaagctgatatacctcttcacattctgctcttgaagatgttccttttgtggctttgatccTAGATAaacatgccactccaactaaaccaaccCACACTATGTGTTTCTTAccacgtttttgtatgcaagagaaaatttaaattgagactccaTCTGAATAAGCCAAGCTCATTTcatgcatgtacctactataccaaatatgatttgaacaaaattttctcaatgaatgagaaatgattcattccaaagtgagGACGAATTTTAAATATTGATTTCTTAGCGAATCaatgtagtgatgctgtagatttttgggaaaaatatataaacgatCAGAAGATCCCTGCAAAGTTCTCTAAATGGCAAGCGCCTCAACTCTATGAacagccaaaaaaaaaagagggaaCAAACGTATTCTGGGAAGATGGAATTTTTAACCTGCGTGAAAGATAGCGAAAAATTCTaggacgaaataaaaaaaaatgtagaataAAATTTAACAAATGTAAGTGATgctttattttttccaaaaatcggtACGAGCTCTCCGGGCCATCCAATATGAGCTTAACATACAAGTACAGTCGATGTTACCTTGAAGCAGGTCACCAATGAAGCATGCCATCGTGATGTTAGGTCTCGCCTCAAGTGATTCCAAGTGTATTAACATGCAACGAAGTTGTAGCTGGGCAAGTTGTGGACGTCATTCCAAGGAAGATGCCTCAGAGCGAAACGGATAAACTTTCGTTGGATTGCTTCAATGCGGTTCACTTCGTTTTGGTAGTATGGGCACCACACTACAGCCGAATATTCCAGTATTGGTCGAACCAAAGAACAGTACAAAGCCTTAAGGCAATATATATCCTTGAATTCTTTGGCGAAGCGGAACATGAACCCGAGTTGAGATGAAGCTTTCGACACCACGTAGGCGACGTGGTCCTTGAATGTAAGCTTGGAATCAAgtagtaatccaagatccttgACCGTCGATTCCCGTTTCAAGCTTATCCCCGATAGAACATAAAAGTTGTGTTGAATCAATGCACGTTGTCTAccgaatgaaattatagagcatTTCGATGCATTGAGTGACATGCGGTTTAGTTGGCACCACTCGGCGAAAGCTTCTAATTGCAGCTGTAGAAAAACAGCATCGCTTGGTTTCCGTATCACGAGATACAACTTGAGGTCGTCGGCGTACGACGACTTGCGGCATTTCAGAATGTAGTTGACGTCATTCATATACAGCAGAAACAGGAATGGCCCTAGATGGCTGCCTTGAGGAACGCCAGATGTCACGGGGAAGGAAGGAGCAACATAGTTCGCAATTTTGACAGACATGCTTCGACTAGTCAAATAAGAAGAAAGCCAAGCAAGCAGGTCGTTCTGAACACCTAACCTGTCATACTTAGCCAAAGCAATGTCGTGATTCATTTTATCGAATGCTGCAGAGAGGTCTGTATATATAGCATCTACTTGATGGCCTTGCTCAATTTCACGGATGATGTAGGAAGTGAACTGTACTAAATTGGTAGTCGTTGAGCGCTTGGACATGAAACCATGCTGGTCCATCGAAATGCAGTGAGCGAAGTTTTGAACCAATTCTTCGAGAATAATTACCTTAAGGTTTTGAAGtctatttcaataaatgtgaacaaaggaTATTTGGGCAACTGCGATCTAAATTTCATGAGTTTTgaaatgataattggcttggtaaaccgttgattgagtgaataacTTCAACGAAAGCaaaactgtgataactcaatttgtttatttatttttatttttaaagttttggttgtaacttaAACAGTATCTATACAACTTATTATAGATTTGTGGTGTGGTCGTTTGAAATATCTagattaatctattgtatagtataggcagggcccgaaatcttcgaaagtgaaaaatgaggaccgatTCTTctcttaggcggctcgcacaccggagcaataagcaactagcaagctgcaatacgcaatatgcaacaaGCGACATATTTTGTTGTGCTTCGCATATCAAAGCAATATAaacgcctgacattatgcaaacagtCTGCTTCATGGACGAAACTTGCCAAATTATGGGCAATAAtttgctcttcaaccgacacgtcGTGGCGATATATGTTGCTTTACAAAGACGATTGCGATATTgaattgcgtcggtgtgcgagatcaactaAAATTAAATGGAAAACCCCATTgacgataatattgcttattgtatgttgatagttgctagttgcttTTTGTTCCGGTATGCGAGCTGCCTTAGCAGCTTCGTTTCGACTAGAACTACTTCGgtagtcgccgccaacaaaaagtgactcgacttgaaaatgaattgactagcgttgactagcgaggatgactggtgaactagtccagtcagtgattattttaactgactcgactaatgaatacaaatctgcctcttcattcaactgacttcaatccacacttccatttcccccagacactaattcatacccgcGCACGCAATATTacttttacgtccatataaagaggaacgaaaacatgatttctgatgcaaaaaataagttaccccatcaatggaaggtttattgtctacccatcgtgaactcaaaccaacgaacttagacatttatcaagtatgctatttataaaggttctcgcgttagtattagttagtgttaggcgtgcaaaatagcgtacacacactgcacgttgttttatacgtgtaagtaatttccgtgtacgatacaaaagaatctagctatatagtcagtcagatagtcagctgactatcctcaattgactatgactatgcagagccctgagcAGGgcacggcatagtcatagtcaactgaggatagtccgCTGACTAACCGACGTCAAATTgttctcattgcattttgaagtgacttcccgcAAAActaattcgttcctctctctctttcccatgTATATTAaggcatgcatcgatgtttgagttcaccgcggtttgacaaacgctacaggtgagctagattcttttgtatcgtacacgaaattactcacacgtataaaatagcgtgctgtgtgtgagctattttgcacgcctaatactaactaatactaacgcgaggacctttatagcatacttgataaatgtctaagttcgttgattggagttcacgatgggtagaaaataaaccatccattgatggggtaacttcttttttgcatcaggagtcaagttttcgttcctctttaaggccgttttatattatccagcacgtagcgtaaacggcacgtaccgacaccggcagacaaatacatgatgtattcatatcatcaggcatagcaacttctctgtacggaccggcagcgcagacggagcggagaaatgctactggggattgaaccgatgtcgtaccgaagagcgacgaacgcacccacaccacgaacttcgacgtttgatttgtatgtatggtgctactcgcccgtgtagtttgcccggcaccggcaaaatattcttctcgagaattccttcatgcatttgtctgaaaagtgctgtgtatgcccggagccgttccgctatatatacgcatacacatttgaaacacacgcaataatatttgtgttgcatgaaacgtgccgtgccggttatgctacgtgcctgataatataatattacctttatatggacgtacaaTAAGATTACATACGGCGGTGGCAAAactagtgtcagggggaaatggaaatgtggaatgttgaatgaagaggcagatttgtattcattagtcgaatcagttaaaataaccactgactggactagtttaccagtcatcctcgctagtcaacgctagtcaattcattttctagtcaagtaatttttttggtggcggtgactgccgaagcagctctagtcgaagcgaagctactgggagtagagtcggtcttcatttttcaccgtcgaagatttcgggccctggccCTGAGTATAggcacaaaataataaaaatacaatgtcacaatcattcgaatacTCGGGCGCGAATGAACTAATgacttctagaaaaaaaaaatatgtattcaaaccgcttgaagttctccagaatttgaagtaaaagtcgctttgttgttgaattcattctatatgCTTGTAGATTTTCTGTTTGGAAAAATTTGAAGCAAATGAATGATCCCGAGAGCAAGGGCTAGGCGGTAAAGCCCGCGGAAGGTCCCGATGCTGACGCTAAAGCATCTGAAGGCGCGGCTGAAGTTCGCGAGAGACCACTTCGACTGGATCAATCCGGAGAAGGAAAAGCAGTGGCAAAATATACTGAggtcggatgagacgaaggtaaaCCTCATCGACTCGAACGGAAATAATTGAGGCCATCGCTCAATAGGCTGCGTTTACATGCCACAGTATACCacgaaaacattcaaacatgggAGAGGGAAAATTGTGGTGTGGGGGTGCTTCTCCTGGTAGCTGGTTCTCTTGACATTTCATattggaaagatatacgatccaacaacgagttgAGATTaataaaatttactaccgaaattcggagtcaatggcttCAACTgtaagagcgctacgtccaattaatgttcgtcataatcgtcctgccagatcaacaattgagcgtctagtggaaaaatttgaatccacaggcactgtacaaaatgttcccgtgccagtgagacaaagaagtgaccgtagtgt
The Toxorhynchites rutilus septentrionalis strain SRP chromosome 2, ASM2978413v1, whole genome shotgun sequence genome window above contains:
- the LOC129771437 gene encoding phenoloxidase-activating factor 2-like isoform X1, with translation MILTFNDLLSPFAMRRAFALSFVVLLLATTATADDGDLDDLINSLFTSPSPGTNLGVTSPAPPPAPPVGSQGSCEKGQRCIQKYLCTNESTSGVGLIDIRFDNDNPCVDYLLQCCYEEDIIESPKPHTPTPPVNPPVNPPVNPPVNPPVSPSSCGVRNVDGIGFRITGSKNNEAEYGEFPNMLAVLTISSFDDISINVYQCGGSLIHPQVALTGAHCVQNKEPGQLKVRAGEWDTQTRNEVNPHQDRDVSEIIVHPEYYKGGLFNDIALLILSSPFDLEEGIQTMCLPPQDAKFDHERCFASGWGKDVFGKAGTYQVILKKIDLPIVPSAQCQTALRSTRLGPKFALHNSFICAGGEPGKDTCKGDGGSPLMCPIKGTRHRYYQAGIVAWGIGCGENQIPGVYADVGRFRKWIDQEMSKRKLDTSSYTA
- the LOC129771437 gene encoding phenoloxidase-activating factor 2-like isoform X2; this encodes MRRAFALSFVVLLLATTATADDGDLDDLINSLFTSPSPGTNLGVTSPAPPPAPPVGSQGSCEKGQRCIQKYLCTNESTSGVGLIDIRFDNDNPCVDYLLQCCYEEDIIESPKPHTPTPPVNPPVNPPVNPPVNPPVSPSSCGVRNVDGIGFRITGSKNNEAEYGEFPNMLAVLTISSFDDISINVYQCGGSLIHPQVALTGAHCVQNKEPGQLKVRAGEWDTQTRNEVNPHQDRDVSEIIVHPEYYKGGLFNDIALLILSSPFDLEEGIQTMCLPPQDAKFDHERCFASGWGKDVFGKAGTYQVILKKIDLPIVPSAQCQTALRSTRLGPKFALHNSFICAGGEPGKDTCKGDGGSPLMCPIKGTRHRYYQAGIVAWGIGCGENQIPGVYADVGRFRKWIDQEMSKRKLDTSSYTA